Proteins encoded in a region of the Mucilaginibacter sabulilitoris genome:
- a CDS encoding sigma-70 family RNA polymerase sigma factor, producing the protein MRQLKISQSITNRESQSLEKYLHEIGKVDLISAQEEVILAQKIREGDQAALERLTKTNLRFVVSVAKQYQNQGLTLGDLINEGNLGLIKAAKRFDETKGFKFISYAVWWIRQSILSAVAEQSRIVRLPLNQIGSLSKIHKAASKLEQEFERQPTPEELAEDLEISVDKISDSLSNAGRQISMDAPFIQGEENTLLDVLQSTDAATDTELMMDSLSQEIKRSLGILAERDREVIILFFGLGGYAAHSLEEIGEKFNLTRERVRQLKDKALMRLRHNSKSNLLQSYLN; encoded by the coding sequence ATGAGACAACTTAAAATATCCCAATCCATTACCAACCGCGAGTCTCAGTCGCTTGAAAAGTATTTGCATGAAATAGGCAAGGTGGATTTAATTAGCGCGCAGGAAGAAGTGATCCTGGCACAAAAGATTCGTGAGGGCGACCAGGCAGCATTAGAAAGGTTAACAAAAACCAATCTTCGTTTTGTGGTGTCAGTAGCAAAACAATATCAAAACCAGGGCCTTACTTTAGGCGACCTTATAAACGAAGGAAACTTAGGATTAATTAAAGCAGCCAAACGTTTCGATGAAACCAAAGGGTTTAAATTTATTTCTTACGCTGTATGGTGGATCCGCCAGTCAATATTATCGGCTGTTGCTGAGCAATCACGTATTGTGCGCTTACCATTAAACCAGATAGGTTCATTAAGTAAGATACACAAAGCGGCTTCAAAATTAGAACAGGAATTTGAAAGGCAGCCAACACCTGAGGAACTGGCTGAAGACCTGGAAATTTCTGTTGATAAGATATCTGATTCGTTAAGCAACGCCGGTCGCCAGATTTCCATGGATGCTCCGTTTATTCAGGGCGAAGAAAATACACTACTTGACGTACTGCAAAGCACCGATGCTGCAACTGATACCGAACTGATGATGGATTCATTATCGCAGGAAATTAAACGCTCATTAGGTATCCTTGCCGAACGTGACCGCGAGGTTATCATTTTATTCTTTGGTTTGGGTGGTTATGCCGCACATTCATTAGAAGAAATTGGTGAGAAATTTAATCTTACCCGTGAGCGTGTACGCCAGTTAAAAGATAAAGCTTTGATGCGTTTGCGTCATAACTCAAAATCAAATCTGTTACAATCATATTTGAACTAA
- a CDS encoding cold-shock protein yields the protein MQGTVKFFNESKGFGFIVPSNGGAEVFVHASGLIDTIRENDSVTYDVEQGKKGLNAVNVKVG from the coding sequence ATGCAAGGAACAGTAAAATTTTTCAATGAAAGCAAAGGATTCGGGTTTATCGTACCAAGTAATGGTGGTGCCGAAGTTTTTGTACACGCCTCAGGCCTTATCGACACCATCCGTGAAAACGACAGTGTTACCTACGATGTAGAACAAGGCAAAAAAGGTTTAAATGCGGTAAATGTAAAAGTAGGTTAA
- a CDS encoding TonB-dependent receptor family protein — translation MNNFYKIFLFVLFALSTGYSYAQQQSVKDTLQLDSVIVKENRLKHLPNVTGTYIFAGKKTNLLYPDAGKANLANNNARMTLAKIPGVNSWEMDGAGLQINIGTRGTDPHRSIEMNMRQNGYNTNSDVFGYPENHYNVPFQAISEIQYVRGSAALQFGSQFGGMMNYKIKEGDSTKVFGFETEQTGGSNRFFNSYNAIGGKVGKVSYYAFYSARSGDGWRPDAAFNYRAYYANIKYQFNSKGSIAVQFSRSDYRQQIAGGLTDAQFDANNRQSTRFRNFFNPEINIPALLFNYAFNSNTRLEVTSHVLFGQRNSVQFINTPNIPDTVNTSLKTYNPRQVDRDYYAGFTTEARLLHIYKLGTLNSTFTTGVRYFEETTKRRQKGVGTIGTDFDLSLVKPYGIDLRLHSLNYAAFAENIFQITPEFTVTPGVRYEVIKTTTSGVINNATFPIGYKGNRNYPLFGTGLQYQFSNGNQLYGNISQAYRPYLYAAVTPADQLTIIDPNIKDSRGYDIDLGYRGHISTVFNFDVNGFYVRYNNRAGTLTQTDANNVTHLFATNIGNAVAKGVEAYTEVSLLRSFNEHSGSDIRLFNSLAYTHGRYISGSINQSGKNISLKNNQTENTPDWINRTGLTVLSNHVSTTLQFSYTSKSFSDANNTIANPTGATGIVPAYHVFDWAFNYTFLRNYHINANVNNLFNAKYFTRRINMYPGPGILPADGRTFSIGLGMKL, via the coding sequence ATGAATAATTTTTATAAAATATTTCTGTTTGTGCTGTTTGCTTTAAGTACAGGCTACAGCTACGCACAACAACAAAGTGTTAAAGACACCTTACAGCTTGACAGTGTTATTGTTAAAGAAAACAGGCTCAAACACTTACCCAATGTTACCGGCACTTATATTTTTGCCGGCAAAAAAACGAATCTGCTATACCCTGATGCCGGCAAAGCTAATTTAGCTAACAACAATGCCCGCATGACACTTGCCAAAATACCGGGAGTTAATTCATGGGAAATGGATGGTGCTGGCCTGCAAATCAATATTGGCACGCGGGGTACCGATCCGCATCGTTCTATTGAGATGAACATGCGCCAAAACGGCTATAACACTAACTCCGATGTATTTGGATATCCTGAAAACCACTATAATGTACCGTTTCAGGCCATCAGCGAAATTCAATATGTACGGGGTTCCGCGGCATTGCAATTCGGCAGCCAGTTTGGGGGCATGATGAACTACAAAATTAAAGAAGGCGACAGCACCAAGGTATTTGGTTTTGAAACAGAACAAACCGGGGGTTCAAACAGGTTTTTTAACTCCTATAATGCTATTGGTGGCAAGGTTGGCAAGGTAAGCTATTATGCCTTTTACTCTGCCCGCAGTGGTGACGGCTGGCGACCAGATGCTGCATTTAACTACCGGGCCTATTATGCCAATATTAAATACCAGTTTAACAGCAAAGGCAGCATAGCCGTTCAGTTTTCACGGTCCGACTACCGGCAGCAAATTGCAGGTGGTTTAACCGATGCCCAGTTTGATGCCAATAATCGCCAGTCAACCCGTTTCCGTAATTTCTTCAATCCTGAAATAAACATCCCGGCCCTGTTGTTTAATTACGCTTTCAACAGCAATACCAGACTGGAGGTAACATCGCACGTATTGTTTGGCCAGCGTAATAGTGTGCAGTTTATTAATACACCCAACATTCCGGATACAGTTAATACCAGCTTAAAAACATACAACCCGCGCCAGGTTGACCGTGATTATTATGCAGGTTTTACTACCGAGGCCCGATTGCTGCATATTTATAAGCTGGGTACCTTAAACAGCACTTTTACCACCGGGGTAAGATATTTTGAAGAAACAACCAAACGCAGGCAAAAGGGTGTTGGCACCATTGGTACCGATTTTGACCTAAGCCTTGTGAAACCCTACGGAATTGATTTAAGATTACACAGTTTAAACTATGCAGCTTTTGCCGAAAATATATTCCAGATAACTCCGGAATTTACAGTAACACCGGGTGTACGATATGAGGTTATTAAAACCACCACTTCGGGTGTAATCAATAATGCCACCTTCCCTATTGGTTATAAAGGCAATCGCAATTACCCGCTTTTTGGTACTGGTTTACAATACCAGTTCAGTAATGGCAACCAGCTCTATGGCAATATTTCGCAGGCTTATCGCCCTTATTTATACGCGGCTGTTACTCCCGCCGATCAGCTTACTATTATTGACCCTAACATTAAGGATAGCCGTGGTTATGACATTGACCTGGGTTATCGCGGGCATATCAGCACCGTATTTAATTTTGATGTTAACGGCTTTTATGTACGCTACAATAACCGCGCGGGAACCTTAACCCAAACAGATGCCAATAATGTAACCCATTTATTTGCCACCAATATAGGCAACGCGGTAGCTAAAGGTGTTGAAGCTTACACAGAAGTGTCATTATTACGATCATTTAACGAGCATTCCGGCAGCGATATTCGTCTGTTTAACTCCCTTGCTTATACCCACGGTCGTTATATAAGCGGCTCTATCAATCAATCGGGCAAGAATATCAGCCTGAAAAACAACCAGACCGAAAATACTCCTGATTGGATAAACCGCACGGGCCTAACTGTTTTAAGCAATCATGTAAGCACTACTTTGCAATTTAGCTATACCAGCAAAAGTTTTAGCGATGCTAATAATACGATAGCCAACCCAACCGGAGCTACAGGTATTGTACCAGCCTACCATGTTTTTGACTGGGCTTTTAATTATACATTCCTCCGGAATTATCATATTAATGCCAATGTTAACAACCTGTTTAATGCCAAATACTTTACACGCAGGATCAATATGTACCCGGGCCCAGGTATTTTACCCGCCGATGGCCGAACATTTAGTATCGGTTTAGGAATGAAATTATAA
- a CDS encoding response regulator, with the protein MAKKILVIEDDKDIRESIVYVLEEENYEVIASEDAKILKRISDFNPDLILLDNWLSDWTSDANGQQLSKALKSDAATQHIPVIIISAVSNIKEIAEAGDADGYLRKPFDISKLVEVVKKHIK; encoded by the coding sequence ATGGCTAAAAAAATTTTGGTGATAGAGGATGATAAAGACATCAGGGAAAGTATTGTTTATGTGCTTGAAGAGGAGAACTATGAGGTTATTGCTTCAGAAGACGCTAAGATCCTGAAAAGAATAAGTGATTTTAACCCAGACCTGATTTTACTGGATAACTGGCTTTCTGACTGGACGAGCGATGCCAATGGGCAGCAGCTGAGCAAAGCTTTAAAAAGTGATGCTGCGACACAACACATCCCTGTGATCATAATTTCGGCAGTTAGTAATATAAAAGAAATTGCTGAAGCCGGGGATGCCGATGGTTATTTAAGAAAACCGTTTGACATCAGCAAATTGGTGGAAGTAGTTAAAAAGCACATTAAATAA
- a CDS encoding thymidine kinase: MVYSEEVFKRKSEFGGSIELICGSMFSGKTEELIRRLNRARIARLKVEIFSPKADTRFVEDALVSHNANSIPSTPVDSASAILLLSNDAHVIGIDEAQFFDNELPEVCNILANRGIRVIVAGLDMDFKGRPFGPMPAVMAIAESVTKLHAVCVQCGNPALYSYRLVPDNAKILLGEKESYEPRCRNCYNS, translated from the coding sequence ATGGTATATAGCGAGGAGGTTTTTAAGCGTAAAAGTGAGTTCGGCGGCAGTATTGAGTTAATCTGCGGCTCAATGTTTTCGGGCAAGACCGAAGAGTTGATAAGGAGGCTTAACCGGGCTCGTATTGCCAGGTTAAAAGTGGAAATTTTTAGCCCAAAAGCTGATACCCGTTTCGTAGAAGATGCCCTCGTATCGCATAATGCCAACTCTATTCCTTCAACACCTGTCGACAGCGCATCGGCCATACTATTGTTAAGTAATGACGCCCATGTAATTGGTATTGATGAAGCGCAGTTTTTTGATAACGAACTTCCAGAAGTTTGCAATATACTGGCCAATAGAGGTATACGTGTAATTGTTGCTGGCCTGGATATGGATTTTAAAGGCCGCCCTTTTGGACCGATGCCGGCTGTAATGGCTATTGCCGAATCAGTTACCAAACTGCATGCTGTTTGTGTTCAATGCGGTAATCCTGCGCTTTACTCATACAGATTGGTACCTGATAATGCTAAAATACTATTAGGCGAAAAGGAAAGTTATGAACCCCGTTGCCGCAATTGCTATAATAGTTAA
- a CDS encoding class I SAM-dependent methyltransferase codes for MKQMDVFKKIGGILKELNDQYDYLEAESSDLNELELELFVANAHFLKDHAEILRRLHERSAPTHQAPPAETPEPVTEKSKPEPQDGKKTDSIHEQRYFEPVVQQKLTTETKLELTQEAEPPVHAPYNPVKTEPLVQITEDQQPVPQINLDTEKTDDSYSFERQEPELVKQELEIEDTTDWDEDGDQFEQEELTEQLPPITAENQGIVETPVEEPAIPEPVIAKAETNGQADNEDRVLTINQKISALKAEKEKAATASPANALPITDLKSAINLNDKLLYIKDLFNGYSLAYSEAIEIVNRFNSFEEAERFLKTNYVVKNNWDSKPTTTEKFYTLLRRRYPAG; via the coding sequence ATGAAGCAAATGGATGTATTTAAAAAGATTGGTGGTATTTTAAAAGAGCTTAATGACCAATATGATTACCTCGAAGCTGAAAGCAGCGATTTAAATGAGCTTGAACTGGAGCTTTTTGTTGCCAACGCTCATTTTTTAAAAGACCATGCCGAAATATTGCGCAGGTTACACGAGCGTAGTGCACCAACCCATCAGGCTCCGCCTGCCGAAACACCTGAACCTGTTACCGAAAAAAGCAAACCCGAACCGCAAGACGGAAAAAAGACAGACTCTATTCATGAACAGCGCTATTTTGAGCCTGTGGTGCAACAGAAACTAACTACAGAAACCAAACTTGAACTAACGCAAGAAGCCGAGCCGCCAGTTCATGCTCCATATAATCCGGTTAAGACAGAGCCGCTTGTTCAGATAACCGAAGACCAGCAACCTGTGCCGCAAATTAACCTGGATACTGAAAAGACTGATGACTCCTATTCATTTGAACGTCAGGAACCCGAACTTGTAAAACAGGAACTGGAAATTGAAGACACAACTGATTGGGATGAAGATGGTGACCAATTTGAACAGGAAGAACTAACCGAGCAATTACCACCAATAACTGCCGAGAATCAAGGCATTGTCGAAACACCAGTTGAAGAGCCTGCTATACCAGAACCGGTTATAGCTAAGGCCGAGACCAATGGACAAGCTGATAATGAAGACAGAGTTTTAACAATCAACCAAAAAATATCTGCCTTAAAGGCCGAAAAGGAAAAGGCTGCAACAGCATCGCCTGCTAATGCCCTGCCTATTACCGATCTTAAATCGGCAATAAACCTCAACGATAAGCTATTATATATAAAAGATTTGTTTAACGGCTATAGCCTGGCTTACAGCGAAGCTATTGAAATAGTGAACCGCTTTAACTCCTTTGAAGAGGCTGAACGCTTTTTGAAAACTAATTATGTGGTAAAAAATAACTGGGATAGCAAACCCACAACCACCGAGAAATTTTATACACTTCTACGCCGCAGATATCCTGCAGGTTAA
- a CDS encoding IS1182 family transposase yields the protein MLVQQQKIHFSAFLGLYELIVPKDNLLRKINDLVDFTFIYEELVSKYCMTNGRTAESPVRMFKYLLLKTIYTVSDVDVVERSQYDMSFKYFLDMSPEEGIIDPSSLTKFRKLRLKDNDLLNLLIGKTVTIAIEKGLIRSKSIIVDATHSLSRSNPYSALEVLRERSKLLRKAVYAIDEDMKAGMPEKNTADELEKELAYCSALEKYIEADQPLCQIPAVKEKLNLLKETVADTQEHYTLSKDKDAKTGHKSADSSFFGYKTHLAMTEERIITAAVVTSGEKGDGPELPKLLEISQNNGIEVERIIGDSAYSGKENLALMNGQDIKVVAKLNPTITQGFRKEEDKFDYNKDADMFVCPAGHLSIRKSRQGKKNVGTNQTDTYYFDVEKCKICPFREGCYKPGAKTKTYSVSIKSDLHQQQMAFQETTQYKESIKHRYKIEAKNSELKNVHGYDRAIAYGIENMQMQGALAIFTVNLKRIIKLIA from the coding sequence ATGCTCGTTCAACAACAAAAGATCCATTTTAGCGCGTTTTTGGGCTTATATGAGCTGATCGTTCCTAAAGACAATCTTCTTCGGAAGATCAATGACCTGGTAGATTTTACATTTATCTATGAAGAACTGGTCAGCAAATATTGCATGACGAATGGCAGGACAGCTGAAAGTCCCGTGCGGATGTTCAAATATCTGTTGTTAAAAACGATCTATACGGTTTCAGATGTAGATGTTGTTGAGCGTTCGCAGTATGATATGTCTTTCAAATATTTCCTTGATATGTCGCCGGAAGAAGGAATTATCGATCCGAGTTCATTGACCAAGTTCAGAAAGCTGCGGCTAAAGGATAATGATCTGTTAAACCTGCTTATTGGTAAAACGGTGACCATAGCTATTGAAAAAGGGCTCATCCGCTCAAAATCCATTATTGTTGATGCTACCCATTCCCTGTCGAGATCCAACCCGTATTCAGCATTGGAAGTATTGCGGGAACGTTCAAAGTTACTCCGCAAAGCTGTTTATGCGATAGATGAAGATATGAAGGCAGGCATGCCCGAAAAGAACACAGCCGACGAATTGGAAAAAGAACTGGCTTATTGCAGTGCATTGGAAAAGTATATTGAAGCCGATCAACCGTTATGCCAGATACCTGCGGTAAAAGAAAAACTGAATCTATTGAAAGAGACAGTAGCAGATACTCAGGAGCACTATACGCTATCCAAAGACAAGGATGCTAAAACAGGCCATAAATCTGCAGATAGTTCCTTCTTTGGTTATAAGACGCATTTGGCGATGACGGAGGAACGGATTATTACCGCTGCGGTGGTCACTTCGGGAGAAAAAGGCGATGGGCCGGAACTTCCCAAGCTTCTGGAGATCAGTCAGAACAACGGCATTGAAGTAGAAAGGATCATCGGCGATTCGGCTTATTCAGGAAAAGAGAACCTTGCGTTAATGAACGGACAGGATATTAAGGTGGTAGCCAAACTAAACCCAACCATTACCCAGGGGTTTAGAAAAGAAGAAGATAAGTTCGATTATAACAAAGACGCTGATATGTTCGTTTGCCCTGCAGGGCATTTGTCCATACGAAAATCAAGACAGGGAAAAAAGAACGTTGGAACAAATCAGACAGACACGTATTACTTTGATGTTGAAAAATGCAAAATCTGCCCATTTAGGGAGGGGTGCTACAAACCTGGGGCAAAAACCAAGACCTATTCTGTAAGCATAAAGTCAGACCTGCACCAACAACAGATGGCTTTTCAGGAAACGACACAATATAAGGAAAGCATCAAACACAGGTATAAGATCGAAGCCAAAAACAGTGAACTAAAAAACGTTCATGGTTATGACCGGGCGATAGCTTATGGTATCGAAAACATGCAGATGCAGGGCGCATTGGCCATCTTTACTGTCAATCTGAAAAGGATCATCAAACTGATCGCCTAA
- a CDS encoding peptidase domain-containing ABC transporter, translated as MSIKIKQRDITDCGAACLASVSSHYKLDLAVARIRQLAGTDKKGTNILGMVEAAQKLGFDAKGVKGPFDSLFKIPKPAIAHVVIKDILQHYVVIYKATDKFIEVMDPVDGQLVRKTHDEFKKEWTGTLVLLLPSDEFETGNQKKSVQGRFWNLIRPHKSILFQALFGAVVYTILGLSTSVFVQKLVDFVLVDGNRNLLNLMGVAMMVILAVQLFIGTAKTIFTLKTGQMIDAQLILGYYKHLLRLPQQFFDTMRVGEIISRINDAVKIRTFLNDVSINFLVNIFIVVFSFIMMFTYYWKLALIMLTVIPMYSLIYYITDKLNKKAQRKLMEDSAELESQLVESLNAVGTIKRFGLEDHADEKTETRFIRLLKTGYKSNVNSVFSGTSSELVSRVLTIVLLWVGAGYVMDNQITPGELLSFYTLIGYFTGPVSTLIGMNKTVQDAVIAADRLFEIMDLERESDENQIELTPDKIGDIYFENVSFRYGTRVPVFEDLSLIIQRGKFTAIVGESGSGKSTLMSILQNIYPIQKGNVRIGEYDLKYIRNSSLRQMISVVPQQIDLFAGNVIDNIAVGDAEPDMQKIIDIASKLGLIGFIEALPKGFQTYLGENGTTLSGGQRQRIAIARALYRDPEILILDEATSSLDSVSEKHVQRMIEILKAAQKTVIVITHRSSTLNNADKIIVLDKGIVVEQGSHNNKLKYSLS; from the coding sequence ATGAGCATTAAAATAAAACAGCGGGATATAACGGATTGCGGCGCGGCTTGTTTAGCCTCTGTTTCATCACATTATAAATTAGACCTTGCGGTAGCCCGTATCAGGCAGCTTGCCGGTACAGATAAAAAAGGAACTAATATTTTGGGTATGGTAGAAGCAGCCCAGAAGTTGGGCTTCGATGCAAAAGGTGTGAAAGGGCCTTTTGATAGCTTATTTAAAATACCTAAACCCGCAATAGCACACGTAGTTATTAAAGATATCCTGCAGCATTATGTGGTAATTTATAAGGCAACTGATAAGTTTATTGAGGTAATGGACCCTGTAGACGGACAGTTGGTACGCAAAACACATGATGAGTTTAAAAAAGAGTGGACCGGTACACTGGTGTTGTTGCTTCCATCTGATGAGTTTGAAACCGGTAATCAAAAAAAATCGGTACAGGGGCGTTTCTGGAACCTGATACGCCCGCATAAAAGCATTTTGTTCCAGGCTTTGTTTGGTGCCGTTGTGTACACCATTTTGGGTTTGTCCACCTCTGTTTTTGTGCAAAAACTGGTTGATTTTGTATTGGTTGACGGTAACCGAAACTTGCTTAATCTTATGGGGGTAGCAATGATGGTTATTTTAGCGGTTCAGCTATTTATCGGGACAGCCAAAACCATATTTACCCTAAAAACCGGGCAGATGATTGATGCCCAGCTTATATTAGGTTATTACAAACATTTGTTAAGATTACCGCAGCAGTTTTTTGATACCATGCGGGTAGGCGAGATCATTTCCAGGATTAACGATGCCGTGAAGATCCGCACCTTTTTAAATGATGTGAGTATTAATTTCCTGGTAAATATATTCATCGTGGTATTTTCATTTATCATGATGTTTACTTATTACTGGAAGCTTGCCCTCATTATGCTTACGGTAATCCCCATGTATTCGCTTATTTATTATATAACCGATAAGCTCAACAAAAAAGCGCAGCGGAAGCTGATGGAAGATTCGGCCGAGTTGGAGTCGCAGCTGGTAGAAAGCTTAAACGCGGTAGGTACCATAAAACGCTTTGGGCTGGAAGATCACGCTGATGAAAAAACGGAAACCCGTTTTATAAGGTTATTGAAAACCGGGTATAAATCAAACGTAAATTCCGTTTTTTCTGGCACATCATCAGAGCTGGTTTCACGTGTGTTAACCATTGTTTTGCTTTGGGTTGGTGCAGGTTATGTAATGGATAATCAAATTACACCCGGCGAATTGCTGTCGTTTTATACATTGATTGGTTATTTTACCGGCCCGGTTTCTACCTTGATCGGCATGAATAAAACCGTACAGGACGCGGTAATTGCCGCCGACAGGTTATTTGAAATTATGGATCTGGAACGGGAAAGCGACGAAAATCAGATTGAGCTTACACCCGATAAAATAGGCGATATATATTTTGAAAATGTTTCTTTCAGGTATGGAACGCGTGTGCCCGTTTTTGAAGATCTGAGTTTGATAATCCAAAGAGGTAAGTTCACGGCTATTGTAGGCGAAAGCGGCTCAGGTAAATCAACGCTGATGTCTATACTCCAAAATATTTATCCGATACAAAAAGGTAATGTGCGGATAGGGGAGTATGATTTAAAATATATCAGGAACTCATCTCTGCGCCAGATGATATCCGTTGTGCCACAGCAAATTGATCTGTTTGCGGGCAATGTTATTGATAATATCGCCGTTGGCGATGCTGAACCGGATATGCAAAAGATAATCGATATTGCCTCTAAACTTGGGCTGATTGGTTTTATAGAAGCATTACCAAAAGGCTTCCAAACCTATCTTGGCGAAAATGGCACCACACTATCAGGGGGACAAAGACAGCGCATAGCGATTGCGCGGGCATTATACCGTGACCCGGAGATCCTTATCCTTGACGAAGCCACATCGTCCCTTGATTCCGTATCAGAAAAGCATGTACAACGAATGATTGAAATACTAAAGGCAGCCCAAAAAACCGTTATAGTGATCACCCACCGCTCAAGCACCCTTAATAATGCAGATAAGATCATCGTACTGGATAAAGGTATAGTTGTAGAACAAGGCAGCCACAACAATAAACTAAAATATAGTCTGAGCTAA
- a CDS encoding HlyD family secretion protein: MALFTYSADTISETSIVYRSQISMRTQLIYLVTVVAILLTFVALPFIKTPISIKGSGLLQSSIEKTELTIPVSGRLIMLKLADNQKIKQGDTILVIDASVPKQQSALAQNRVSQINQFLRDISELLGRINNGLANPSLQTGQYNASWQQFAQELQNAALAKRQAASTFNRYNELYKNKVLTISEYEKYKFEYDQAKSAYLMVLAKYKTQWQTEANGYRNELRQLNGQEAELDEQKKQYILRAPIDGSVQNITGMQNGAYVFANQKIGEISPDSNLTAFCYIRPADIGLVKKGQEVRFQIDAFNYNQWGLVMGKVTDISDDIIIVNNNEPVFKVKCTLAQNYLMLKNGYKGYLKKGMDFTARFKVTNRSLYQLLYDKVDDWVNPNVSK; the protein is encoded by the coding sequence ATGGCTTTATTTACCTACTCGGCAGACACCATTTCTGAAACTTCTATTGTTTACCGTTCTCAAATCAGCATGCGCACGCAGCTGATTTACCTGGTTACGGTTGTAGCTATACTATTAACTTTTGTGGCGCTGCCATTTATTAAAACCCCCATCAGTATAAAAGGCAGCGGTCTTTTACAATCATCTATTGAAAAAACTGAGCTCACCATACCCGTTAGCGGCAGGTTAATCATGCTTAAACTTGCCGACAATCAAAAAATTAAACAGGGCGATACCATTCTGGTAATTGACGCCTCTGTACCAAAACAGCAAAGTGCGCTTGCCCAAAACCGCGTAAGCCAGATAAACCAGTTTCTGCGGGATATAAGTGAGCTTTTAGGTAGGATAAATAATGGTTTGGCTAATCCAAGTTTACAAACAGGCCAATATAATGCCTCCTGGCAGCAATTTGCACAGGAATTGCAAAATGCAGCCTTAGCAAAAAGGCAGGCTGCAAGTACCTTTAACCGTTACAATGAGCTGTATAAAAATAAGGTGCTCACCATATCCGAGTACGAAAAATATAAGTTTGAATATGATCAGGCCAAGTCGGCGTACTTAATGGTACTGGCAAAATATAAAACGCAATGGCAAACCGAAGCCAATGGATACAGGAATGAATTGCGCCAGTTAAACGGACAGGAAGCGGAATTAGACGAACAAAAAAAACAATATATACTCAGGGCGCCAATTGATGGCTCGGTACAGAACATTACAGGCATGCAAAACGGCGCCTATGTATTTGCTAATCAAAAAATCGGCGAAATATCACCCGACTCTAATTTAACCGCCTTTTGTTATATCAGGCCCGCGGATATCGGGCTTGTTAAAAAAGGGCAGGAGGTACGCTTTCAAATAGATGCTTTTAATTACAATCAATGGGGCCTGGTAATGGGCAAGGTGACCGATATTTCTGATGACATCATTATTGTAAATAACAACGAACCTGTATTTAAGGTAAAATGTACACTGGCGCAAAACTACCTGATGCTGAAAAACGGTTATAAAGGATATCTGAAAAAGGGGATGGATTTTACCGCCCGTTTTAAAGTAACCAACCGCAGCTTATATCAATTACTGTATGATAAGGTTGATGACTGGGTAAATCCTAATGTAAGCAAATAA